A region of Spiribacter roseus DNA encodes the following proteins:
- a CDS encoding cytochrome c biogenesis protein ResB, protein MNLAITLLVVVSIASIIGTVLPQNNPYNEYLIQFGPFWFEVFRMLNLYDVYSAWWFLGILGFLILSTGVCVSRHIPGVWREVTRYRTHVRERSLLALSNHRRWQVGADAESAEMLADSAFRGYGYRTRREVRGDTVILAGMKGGATRAGYVLTHVAVVVIAVGALIDGNINLKIREMTGDLAIETRDLPVSQVPGESWLPPESGSFRGNITIPEDSNSSVTFLQVRDGYLVQELPFEIYLEDFRIDHYPNGMPSSYESDLVIHDPTLEDPIRKTISVNEPLTHRGHTLYQASFTDGGTALDLTGHILDGSGASMPVDGRVFENLRLQLGGIERTLEIDDFQLFNVNPDPRAVERTGARDEFRNVGPSFNYTMRDDAGQAREFHTYMAPVEIDGRWYYLHGVRSSPGQPFQYLHVPADDDASMKTFLDFYAALDDPNRVKQASQRAADGLLAQMGVANPELGARVAGTADDMIATLLDGGFGAVNRQLEDRVAGSNRPEMLLEFSRSVLQRTLFEIYREVLAAREGVQLSMVQTDADQRAFFEDAMNAVSTVSDYGAPVIFSIDHFDHRQATGLQITRAPGKNVVYAGSAMLTIGVFLLFYVSHRRVWALITPRDNGGADLLMAGANQRQPEAFAEEFGELADAVDQQLERDNTDRG, encoded by the coding sequence ATGAACCTCGCGATCACCCTGCTGGTGGTGGTCAGCATCGCTTCGATCATCGGCACCGTCCTGCCCCAGAACAATCCCTATAACGAATATCTCATCCAGTTCGGGCCGTTCTGGTTCGAGGTCTTCCGCATGCTCAACCTCTACGACGTCTACTCGGCGTGGTGGTTTCTGGGCATTCTCGGCTTTCTCATCCTGTCCACCGGGGTCTGTGTCAGCCGGCATATTCCCGGCGTCTGGCGCGAAGTCACCCGCTATCGCACCCATGTGCGCGAGCGCTCGTTGCTGGCGCTCTCCAACCACCGGCGCTGGCAGGTCGGGGCCGATGCGGAATCCGCGGAGATGCTCGCCGATTCGGCGTTCCGCGGCTATGGCTACCGCACCCGGCGTGAGGTGCGCGGTGACACGGTGATCCTGGCCGGCATGAAGGGCGGCGCCACCCGGGCGGGCTATGTGCTTACCCACGTCGCCGTGGTGGTGATCGCCGTGGGCGCGCTGATCGACGGCAACATCAACCTCAAGATCCGCGAGATGACCGGCGATCTGGCCATCGAGACCCGCGATCTGCCGGTCTCCCAGGTACCCGGTGAGAGCTGGCTGCCGCCCGAGAGTGGCTCGTTCCGCGGCAACATCACCATCCCCGAGGACAGCAACAGCAGCGTGACCTTCCTCCAGGTCCGCGACGGCTATCTCGTCCAGGAACTGCCATTCGAGATCTATCTCGAGGACTTTCGCATCGACCATTACCCCAATGGCATGCCGAGCAGTTACGAGAGTGACCTGGTCATTCATGACCCCACCCTCGAAGACCCCATCCGCAAGACCATCTCGGTCAATGAGCCGCTCACCCACCGCGGCCATACGCTGTACCAGGCCTCGTTCACCGATGGCGGCACGGCGCTGGACCTGACCGGACACATCCTCGATGGCTCCGGCGCCTCCATGCCCGTGGACGGCCGGGTGTTCGAGAACCTGCGCCTGCAGCTGGGCGGCATCGAGCGCACCCTCGAGATCGACGACTTCCAGCTTTTCAACGTCAATCCGGACCCGCGGGCCGTCGAGCGGACCGGCGCCCGGGACGAGTTCCGTAACGTCGGGCCGTCGTTCAACTACACCATGCGCGATGACGCCGGCCAGGCGCGCGAGTTTCATACCTACATGGCGCCGGTGGAAATCGACGGGCGCTGGTACTACCTGCACGGCGTGCGCAGCAGCCCCGGCCAGCCGTTCCAGTACCTGCATGTGCCGGCCGATGACGACGCCTCGATGAAGACCTTTCTCGACTTCTACGCCGCACTGGACGATCCCAACCGCGTGAAACAGGCCTCGCAGCGGGCCGCCGATGGGCTGCTGGCGCAGATGGGCGTGGCCAATCCCGAGCTGGGTGCGCGGGTGGCGGGCACCGCCGATGACATGATCGCGACCCTGCTGGACGGGGGCTTCGGCGCCGTCAACCGGCAGCTCGAAGACCGTGTGGCCGGCTCCAACCGCCCCGAGATGCTGCTGGAGTTCTCCCGCTCGGTGCTTCAGCGCACCCTGTTCGAGATCTACCGCGAGGTGCTCGCCGCGCGCGAGGGTGTGCAGCTGTCGATGGTGCAGACCGATGCCGATCAGCGGGCATTCTTCGAGGACGCCATGAACGCGGTCTCCACCGTCTCGGATTATGGCGCGCCGGTGATCTTTAGTATCGATCACTTTGATCACCGTCAGGCCACGGGCCTTCAAATCACCCGCGCCCCGGGCAAGAATGTGGTCTATGCCGGCTCGGCAATGCTCACGATCGGGGTGTTTCTGCTTTTTTATGTCTCGCATCGGCGCGTCTGGGCGCTGATCACCCCGCGGGACAACGGTGGCGCCGACCTGTTGATGGCCGGTGCCAATCAGCGCCAGCCCGAGGCCTTTGCGGAGGAGTTTGGAGAACTGGCGGATGCGGTCGACCAACAGCTCGAGCGCGACAACACGGATCGAGGTTAA
- a CDS encoding c-type cytochrome, which produces MIVKLLSALAALCLMSGAAQAQLENADPKRGEAASATCVACHGADGNSVVPNYPNLAGQHADYIYEHLQFYKSGERENAIMLGQAAGLDKQTMADLAVYFSELDAELGETPEELLSTGRSIYMGGIAEKGVPACVSCHGPGGMGVPSSGYPRLSGQKVEYTIEQLGLYQSGKRSGYGQAGLMNDIASKLDDEEIQAVANYVRGLYPTDIAAE; this is translated from the coding sequence ATGATCGTTAAGTTGTTATCCGCGCTCGCCGCGCTGTGCCTGATGAGCGGGGCGGCCCAGGCCCAGCTCGAAAACGCCGACCCGAAGCGCGGTGAGGCCGCCTCAGCCACCTGTGTCGCCTGCCACGGGGCGGATGGCAACAGTGTCGTGCCCAACTACCCCAACCTGGCCGGGCAGCACGCGGACTACATCTACGAGCACCTGCAGTTCTACAAATCCGGCGAGCGCGAGAACGCGATCATGCTGGGCCAGGCGGCCGGGCTCGACAAGCAGACCATGGCCGATCTGGCGGTCTACTTCTCGGAGCTCGACGCCGAGCTGGGTGAGACCCCCGAAGAGCTGCTCAGCACCGGGCGCAGCATCTACATGGGTGGCATCGCCGAGAAGGGCGTGCCGGCCTGTGTCAGCTGTCACGGCCCCGGGGGCATGGGCGTGCCCAGCAGCGGCTATCCGCGGCTGAGCGGCCAGAAGGTCGAATACACCATCGAGCAGCTCGGGCTGTACCAGTCCGGCAAACGCTCGGGCTACGGTCAGGCCGGGCTGATGAACGACATCGCCTCGAAGCTCGATGACGAAGAGATCCAGGCTGTCGCCAACTACGTGCGCGGCCTTTACCCGACGGATATTGCAGCCGAATAG
- the yihA gene encoding ribosome biogenesis GTP-binding protein YihA/YsxC: protein MTLDYRRAQFLLSAAQLEQLPPDQGAEVALAGRSNAGKSSALNAITDQKQLARVSKTPGRTQQINVFPLTDDVTATRLMDLPGYGYAKAPPSVRNHWQQVLPQYLEGRESLRGLVLIMDIRHPLGPLDQQMLAWCDAAGLPAHILLSKADKLRRGAAGNTLQAVRRDAGGHCAMATVQLFSAQTRQGVEAAREQLDRWLQT from the coding sequence ATGACACTAGATTACCGCCGTGCGCAATTCCTTCTGTCCGCCGCACAGCTCGAGCAACTGCCCCCCGACCAGGGCGCCGAGGTGGCCTTAGCCGGGCGCTCGAACGCCGGCAAGTCCAGCGCACTCAACGCCATCACCGACCAGAAGCAGCTCGCCCGGGTCAGCAAGACGCCCGGGCGGACCCAGCAGATCAACGTCTTCCCGCTGACCGACGATGTCACGGCGACGCGCCTCATGGATCTGCCCGGCTATGGCTACGCCAAAGCGCCGCCCTCGGTCCGTAACCACTGGCAGCAGGTGCTGCCGCAGTATCTCGAAGGTCGCGAGAGCCTCCGCGGTCTGGTGCTGATCATGGATATCCGCCACCCGCTGGGCCCGCTGGATCAGCAGATGCTGGCCTGGTGCGATGCCGCCGGGCTGCCCGCGCATATCCTGCTCAGCAAGGCTGACAAGCTGCGCCGCGGCGCGGCGGGCAACACCCTGCAGGCGGTCCGACGTGACGCCGGCGGGCACTGCGCCATGGCGACGGTGCAACTGTTCTCGGCACAGACGCGCCAGGGTGTGGAGGCCGCCCGTGAGCAGCTCGACCGCTGGTTGCAGACATAA
- the polA gene encoding DNA polymerase I, with product MSDPDKRLLLVDGSSYLYRAYHALPPLTNSAGEPTGAVYGVISMLRRLIEDYRPVHMGVVFDAPGRTFRDELFAEYKANRPPMPDDLAAQLEPLKAVVRAMGLPLIEVGGVEADDVIGTLAVRGRDEGLTLLISTGDKDMAQLVNGAVTLLNTMSNTTLDRDAVIDKFGVPPEQIIDYLALVGDTSDNIPGVPKVGPKTAAKWLTQYQSIDGIRAHAGEIGGKVGESLREHLDELDLSRQLATIDCDVDLPLEPLAIRLADPDRDELARRYRHLGFNTWLREVEADGDGDDPPPAVTRHDPADPQADYECIQDEDRLDEWLERLAAAPCFALDLETDSLDYMRARIVGVSFAVTAGEAAYLPLAHTGPDQPRQLDREATLERLRPLLEDPEAGKLGQNLKYDMSVLANHGITLRGVVHDTMLESYCLDATAARHDMDSLAQKYLNYRPIGYEAVAGKGARQITFDQVGLDQAVDYAAEDADISLRLHESLWPSLAERSGPRSVYETIELPLLPVLSRIERTGVRVDAGLLATQSRELAETMQRLESQAHEAAGGPFNLGSPKQIQEILYERQGLPVLAKTPKGAPSTAESVLEELAAQGHDLPRLILDYRGVSKLRSTYTEKLPGLINPGTGRVHTSYHQAVAATGRLSSSDPNLQNIPIRTPEGRRIRRAFVPTPGYRLMAADYSQVELRIMAHLSGDDGLRRAFAEGLDIHAATAAEVFGGEAAAVSDDQRRAAKAINFGLIYGMSAWGLARQLGIERGEAQSYVDRYFERYPGVRAFMDATRARAHEQGYVETVYGRRLYLPEINSRNNQRRQYAERTAINAPMQGTAADIIKRAMIAVDDWITREQPDATLVMQVHDELVLEVPAGEEAAIGERIRGFMADAADLDVALEVEVGVGDDWDTAH from the coding sequence ATGAGTGACCCCGACAAGCGCCTGCTGCTGGTGGACGGCTCGTCCTATCTGTACCGCGCCTATCACGCCCTGCCGCCGCTGACCAATAGCGCGGGCGAGCCCACCGGCGCCGTCTATGGGGTGATCAGCATGCTGCGCCGACTGATCGAGGACTATCGCCCGGTGCACATGGGGGTCGTCTTTGACGCCCCGGGCCGGACATTCCGTGACGAACTGTTCGCCGAGTACAAGGCCAACCGCCCGCCCATGCCGGATGATCTGGCCGCTCAGCTCGAACCCCTCAAGGCGGTGGTGCGGGCCATGGGCCTGCCACTGATCGAAGTCGGCGGCGTCGAAGCGGACGACGTCATCGGCACCCTTGCCGTGCGCGGCCGGGATGAGGGGCTGACGCTGCTGATCTCCACCGGTGACAAGGACATGGCGCAGCTCGTCAACGGCGCGGTCACCCTGCTCAACACCATGTCCAACACCACCCTCGACCGCGACGCGGTCATCGACAAGTTCGGCGTGCCGCCCGAGCAGATCATCGATTATCTGGCCCTGGTGGGCGATACCTCGGACAACATCCCGGGCGTCCCCAAGGTGGGACCCAAGACCGCCGCCAAGTGGCTGACCCAGTACCAGTCCATCGATGGCATCCGTGCCCATGCCGGGGAGATCGGCGGCAAGGTGGGCGAGAGCCTGCGCGAGCACCTCGACGAGCTGGACCTCTCGCGGCAGCTGGCGACCATTGACTGCGACGTCGATCTGCCGCTTGAGCCACTCGCCATCCGACTGGCGGACCCTGATCGCGACGAACTGGCCCGCCGTTACCGCCATCTCGGGTTCAACACCTGGCTGCGTGAGGTCGAAGCCGATGGCGATGGCGACGACCCGCCGCCGGCGGTCACCCGGCATGATCCGGCCGACCCCCAGGCGGACTACGAGTGCATCCAGGATGAGGACCGCCTTGACGAGTGGCTGGAGCGGCTGGCGGCGGCACCCTGCTTTGCCCTGGATCTGGAGACCGACAGCCTTGACTACATGCGTGCCCGCATCGTCGGTGTGTCGTTTGCCGTGACCGCCGGCGAGGCGGCCTATCTGCCGCTGGCGCACACCGGCCCGGATCAGCCCCGCCAGCTGGATCGTGAGGCAACGCTTGAGCGGCTCAGACCGCTGCTCGAGGACCCGGAGGCCGGCAAGCTGGGGCAGAACCTCAAATACGACATGAGCGTGCTCGCCAATCACGGCATCACCCTGCGCGGCGTGGTCCACGACACCATGCTCGAGTCGTACTGCCTGGATGCCACGGCGGCGCGCCACGACATGGACTCGTTGGCGCAGAAATACCTCAACTATCGGCCCATCGGCTATGAGGCGGTGGCCGGCAAGGGCGCCCGGCAGATCACCTTCGATCAGGTCGGCCTGGATCAGGCGGTGGATTATGCCGCCGAGGACGCCGACATCAGCCTCCGTCTGCACGAGTCGCTGTGGCCGTCGCTGGCCGAGCGCAGCGGGCCGCGATCGGTCTACGAGACCATCGAGCTGCCGCTGCTGCCGGTGCTCTCGCGCATTGAGCGCACTGGCGTGCGGGTGGATGCCGGACTGCTGGCCACCCAGAGCCGCGAGCTCGCGGAGACCATGCAGCGGCTCGAGTCGCAGGCCCATGAAGCCGCCGGCGGGCCCTTCAACCTCGGCTCGCCCAAGCAGATCCAGGAGATCCTCTACGAGCGCCAGGGCCTGCCGGTGCTGGCCAAGACCCCCAAGGGCGCCCCCTCCACCGCCGAGTCGGTCCTCGAGGAGCTCGCCGCTCAGGGTCATGACCTGCCGCGCCTGATCCTCGACTATCGCGGCGTCTCGAAGCTGCGCTCGACCTACACCGAAAAGCTGCCCGGGCTGATCAACCCCGGAACCGGGCGGGTGCATACCTCCTACCATCAGGCCGTGGCGGCCACCGGGCGGCTGTCATCGTCGGATCCCAACCTGCAGAACATCCCCATCCGCACGCCCGAGGGCCGGCGCATCCGTCGCGCCTTCGTGCCCACGCCGGGCTATCGGCTGATGGCGGCGGACTACTCGCAGGTCGAGCTGCGCATCATGGCGCATCTGTCCGGCGACGACGGGCTGCGCCGGGCGTTTGCCGAGGGCCTGGATATCCATGCCGCCACCGCCGCCGAGGTGTTCGGGGGTGAGGCCGCGGCGGTCAGCGACGACCAGCGCCGCGCCGCCAAGGCCATCAACTTTGGCCTCATCTACGGCATGTCGGCCTGGGGGCTCGCCCGCCAGCTGGGCATCGAGCGCGGTGAGGCGCAGAGCTATGTCGATCGCTATTTCGAGCGCTACCCGGGTGTCCGCGCGTTCATGGACGCGACCCGCGCCCGGGCCCACGAGCAGGGCTATGTCGAGACGGTCTATGGCCGGCGGCTCTACCTGCCCGAGATCAACAGCCGCAACAACCAGCGCCGCCAGTATGCCGAGCGCACCGCCATCAACGCCCCCATGCAGGGGACGGCCGCCGACATCATCAAGCGCGCCATGATTGCGGTGGACGACTGGATCACCCGCGAGCAGCCCGACGCGACGCTGGTCATGCAGGTTCACGACGAGCTGGTGCTGGAAGTGCCGGCGGGCGAGGAAGCCGCGATCGGCGAGCGGATCCGCGGTTTCATGGCCGATGCGGCGGATCTCGACGTGGCGCTGGAGGTGGAGGTCGGAGTCGGCGACGACTGGGACACCGCGCACTGA
- the uvrD gene encoding DNA helicase II, translating to MDVSDLIDPLNPAQREAVTAPQGHALVLAGAGSGKTRVLTHRAAWLVRVEGATPWNLLAVTFTNKAAAEMRARIESLLGINGSGLWVGTFHGLSHRLLRLHWQEAGLPQGFQILDSEDQRRLVKRVMRDLEVDENRWPVRQLQGFINARKDAGERAEDLDSADPYSGEMARVYAAYEQACRSAGVVDFAELMLRTVEMLQNHLELLGHYRRRFRHVLVDEFQDTNGIQYEWLKLLAGPESDVFIVGDDDQSIYGWRGARVENLERFRNDYSHTRVLRLEQNYRSTRTILDAANTLIARNSDRLGKKLWTEGEAGEPIALYAAFNEQDEARFVVERLMAMVEEQGLARSDVAILYRSNAQSRTFEEALMARRIPYRVYGGLRFFERAEIKDALAYLRLLANRDDSAALERIINTPTRGIGNRTVETLRLTARDQGVSLWAAARELVSRPGGLPARAGNALRAFVELIDGLDRETADAALADRIETVVTRTGLRGHLGKDGSDRAQDKLENLDELITAAGNFEQDNTAEAEMDPLTAFLAHAALEAGEGQAGAWEDCVQLMTLHSAKGLEFPVVFLAGLEEGLFPHRMSVEEPGRLEEERRLAYVGITRARQRLLITYAERRRLHGRDDFAIASRFIRELPPALVDEVRARFSVTGPDAAGSGLGESPATQAEFGLGERVQHSRFGEGVVLDCEGNGPNARIQVNFNDAGTKWLVAAYANLERI from the coding sequence ATGGATGTCTCTGATCTCATCGATCCGCTCAACCCCGCCCAGCGCGAGGCCGTCACCGCCCCGCAGGGGCATGCCCTGGTGCTGGCCGGGGCCGGCAGCGGCAAGACCCGGGTCCTGACCCACCGCGCCGCCTGGCTGGTGCGGGTCGAGGGTGCCACCCCCTGGAACCTGCTGGCCGTCACCTTCACCAACAAGGCCGCCGCCGAGATGCGCGCGCGCATCGAGTCGCTGCTCGGCATCAATGGCTCGGGCCTGTGGGTGGGCACCTTCCACGGCCTCAGTCACCGGCTGCTGCGCCTGCACTGGCAGGAAGCGGGCCTGCCCCAGGGCTTCCAGATCCTCGACAGCGAGGACCAGCGGCGTCTGGTCAAGCGCGTCATGCGCGATCTTGAAGTCGATGAAAACCGCTGGCCGGTGCGTCAGCTGCAGGGCTTCATCAATGCCCGCAAGGACGCCGGCGAGCGGGCCGAGGACCTGGACAGTGCCGATCCCTACAGTGGCGAGATGGCGCGGGTCTACGCCGCCTACGAACAGGCCTGCCGCAGCGCCGGGGTGGTGGACTTCGCCGAGCTGATGCTGCGCACGGTGGAAATGCTCCAGAACCACCTCGAGCTGCTGGGCCACTACCGGCGGCGTTTCCGCCATGTGCTGGTGGACGAGTTCCAGGACACCAACGGCATTCAGTACGAGTGGCTCAAGCTGCTCGCCGGGCCCGAGTCGGACGTGTTCATCGTCGGTGACGACGATCAGTCGATCTATGGCTGGCGTGGCGCGCGGGTGGAAAACCTCGAGCGCTTCCGCAACGACTACTCGCACACCCGGGTGCTGCGGCTTGAGCAGAACTACCGCTCGACCCGCACCATCCTCGACGCCGCCAACACCCTGATCGCGCGCAACAGCGACCGGCTGGGCAAAAAGCTCTGGACCGAAGGCGAGGCTGGCGAGCCCATCGCCCTGTACGCCGCGTTCAACGAGCAGGACGAGGCCCGGTTCGTGGTCGAGCGGCTCATGGCGATGGTCGAGGAACAGGGCCTGGCGCGCAGCGACGTCGCCATCCTCTACCGCTCCAACGCCCAGTCGCGCACGTTTGAGGAAGCCCTGATGGCGCGCCGCATCCCCTACCGGGTCTACGGTGGGCTGCGGTTTTTCGAGCGCGCCGAGATCAAGGACGCCCTGGCCTATCTGCGCCTGCTTGCCAATCGCGATGACAGTGCCGCGCTGGAGCGCATCATCAATACCCCCACCCGTGGCATCGGCAACCGCACGGTCGAGACGCTGCGCCTGACCGCCCGCGATCAGGGGGTCAGCCTGTGGGCCGCCGCCCGCGAACTGGTAAGCCGGCCGGGCGGGCTGCCGGCCCGGGCCGGCAACGCCCTGCGCGCGTTCGTCGAGCTGATCGACGGACTCGACCGCGAGACCGCCGACGCCGCCCTGGCCGACCGCATCGAGACCGTCGTCACCCGGACCGGGCTGCGCGGGCACCTGGGCAAGGACGGCTCTGACCGGGCCCAGGACAAGCTTGAAAACCTCGACGAGCTGATCACCGCGGCCGGCAACTTCGAGCAGGACAACACCGCCGAGGCCGAGATGGATCCGCTGACCGCGTTCCTCGCCCACGCCGCGCTGGAGGCCGGGGAAGGCCAGGCCGGTGCCTGGGAGGACTGCGTGCAGCTGATGACCCTGCACTCGGCCAAGGGCCTGGAGTTTCCGGTGGTGTTCCTGGCCGGGCTCGAGGAGGGGCTGTTCCCGCATCGCATGTCGGTGGAGGAACCCGGCCGACTCGAAGAGGAGCGCCGGCTGGCCTACGTCGGCATCACCCGGGCGCGTCAGCGCCTGCTGATCACCTATGCCGAGCGCCGCCGCCTGCATGGTCGTGACGACTTCGCCATCGCCTCGCGGTTCATCCGCGAGCTGCCCCCGGCGCTGGTGGACGAGGTGCGGGCGCGCTTCTCGGTGACCGGCCCGGATGCCGCGGGCAGCGGCCTGGGCGAGAGCCCCGCCACCCAGGCCGAGTTCGGCCTGGGGGAACGGGTCCAGCACAGCCGCTTCGGTGAAGGCGTGGTCCTCGACTGCGAGGGCAACGGCCCCAACGCCCGCATCCAGGTCAACTTCAACGATGCGGGCACCAAGTGGCTCGTCGCCGCCTATGCCAACCTCGAACGGATCTAG
- a CDS encoding LysR substrate-binding domain-containing protein: MNHVNFRDLRYLVAVADHQHFGRASAACFVSQPTLSTQIKKLEAYLEVQLVERTSKRVLVTPIGRMITERARQILDEVDDLVSVARAAGDPMSGDLRIGIIPTLGPYLIPHLFPILQARYPKLRLLLHEERTRGLIDRLREGTLDAAIMGAPVPDEGLIAQPLFREPFEVALPESHPLAARAEISRDDLDATPMLLLEEGHCMRDQALDFCSRVGAQQHQDFRATSLETLRQMVATGAGVTLLPTLAVQAAGNATDGLAVRPFAGGSPPVRELAIYRRRGCAREPVVSALAELIRDLPPVRALPTP, encoded by the coding sequence ATGAACCACGTCAACTTTCGCGATCTGCGCTATCTCGTCGCCGTCGCCGACCATCAGCATTTTGGCCGGGCGTCGGCGGCGTGTTTCGTCAGCCAGCCCACCCTGAGCACCCAGATCAAGAAGCTCGAGGCCTATCTCGAGGTGCAGCTGGTGGAGCGCACCAGCAAGCGGGTGCTGGTCACGCCCATCGGCCGCATGATCACCGAGCGGGCCCGGCAGATCCTCGACGAGGTGGACGATCTGGTCAGCGTCGCCCGCGCCGCGGGGGACCCGATGAGCGGGGATCTGCGCATCGGCATCATCCCCACCCTGGGGCCCTATCTGATCCCGCATCTGTTCCCGATCCTGCAGGCGCGCTATCCCAAGCTGCGGCTGCTGCTCCATGAGGAACGCACCCGCGGGCTCATCGACCGGCTGCGCGAGGGCACCCTCGACGCCGCCATCATGGGCGCGCCGGTGCCTGACGAGGGGCTGATCGCGCAGCCGCTTTTCAGGGAGCCGTTCGAGGTGGCGCTGCCGGAGTCGCATCCGCTGGCCGCCCGGGCCGAGATCAGCCGGGACGACCTGGACGCCACGCCCATGCTGCTGCTCGAGGAAGGGCATTGCATGCGCGATCAGGCCCTCGACTTCTGCTCGCGGGTGGGCGCCCAGCAGCATCAGGACTTCCGCGCCACCAGTCTCGAGACCCTGCGCCAGATGGTCGCCACCGGTGCCGGCGTGACGCTGCTGCCCACCCTGGCGGTGCAGGCAGCGGGCAATGCCACCGACGGGCTGGCGGTGCGGCCCTTCGCCGGCGGCAGCCCGCCGGTGCGCGAACTGGCCATCTATCGCCGCCGCGGCTGTGCCCGCGAACCGGTGGTCAGTGCGCTCGCCGAACTCATCCGTGATCTGCCGCCGGTCAGGGCGCTGCCGACCCCCTAG
- a CDS encoding zinc ABC transporter substrate-binding protein has translation MKRRSTSALPRPRAALLGLIFGVIAAPALAAPRVATDVAPVQSLVTQVMDGVAEPSMVIQRGASPHSYSLRPSEAATLENADIVFWVGDELTPWLTGALDNLAGNADSVALLHTEGTLRHGFRDRVLAEAAHDGHESHEGHEGHESHDEHEGHAHEGVDPHAWLDPVNAQHWLGVIADTLARHDPANAERYQANADAARDRIDGLIREVRGELEGVHDEAFIVFHDAYQYYERRFDLNTVGAISLSDARDPGPAHIAEIRDIVAERDVQCVFAEPQFNPAMVDTVLSGTDARTGVLDPLGSEIPADGDYYTTLINQLSERLVTCLSAG, from the coding sequence ATGAAACGCCGGTCCACTTCCGCCCTACCGCGACCCCGTGCCGCCCTGCTGGGCCTGATTTTCGGCGTCATCGCCGCGCCGGCGCTGGCGGCACCGCGCGTCGCCACCGACGTCGCGCCGGTGCAGTCGCTGGTCACCCAGGTGATGGACGGGGTGGCCGAGCCGTCCATGGTCATCCAGCGCGGCGCCTCGCCCCACAGCTATTCGCTGCGCCCCAGCGAGGCCGCCACGCTTGAAAACGCCGACATCGTGTTCTGGGTGGGCGATGAACTGACTCCATGGCTGACCGGTGCGCTGGACAACCTGGCCGGTAACGCCGACTCAGTGGCGCTGCTGCACACCGAGGGGACGCTGCGCCATGGCTTTCGCGACCGGGTGCTGGCCGAGGCCGCCCATGACGGGCATGAGAGTCATGAGGGCCACGAGGGCCACGAGAGCCATGACGAGCACGAAGGCCATGCCCACGAGGGGGTTGATCCGCATGCCTGGCTGGACCCGGTCAACGCACAGCACTGGCTGGGCGTGATCGCCGACACCCTGGCCCGCCATGATCCCGCCAATGCCGAGCGCTACCAGGCTAACGCCGACGCCGCCCGGGATCGGATCGACGGACTCATCCGCGAGGTGCGCGGCGAGCTCGAGGGGGTCCATGACGAGGCGTTCATCGTCTTCCACGACGCCTATCAGTACTACGAGCGCCGCTTTGACCTGAACACCGTCGGCGCCATCTCACTCAGTGACGCCCGCGATCCGGGCCCGGCGCACATCGCCGAGATCCGCGACATCGTCGCCGAGCGCGACGTGCAGTGTGTGTTCGCCGAGCCGCAGTTCAACCCGGCCATGGTGGACACCGTGCTGAGTGGCACCGATGCCCGCACCGGCGTGCTGGATCCGCTGGGCAGCGAGATCCCCGCCGACGGGGATTACTACACGACGCTGATCAATCAGCTCAGCGAACGTCTGGTGACCTGCCTGTCGGCGGGCTGA
- a CDS encoding metal ABC transporter ATP-binding protein: MRINDNPILQDITLSLSAGEIVTVVGPNGSGKSTLLRALIGAMRPTSGRITRASGLRLGYVPQRLHIDPTLPLSVRRFLNLPRRHSRQAIDQALEQAGLPGRADSALTSLSGGQFQRALMARALIDAPNLLMLDEASQGLDQAGTAEFYRQLEHIRDRLGCGILLVSHDLHVVMRAADRVICLNHHICCQGRPEAVTAAPEYRALFGTDDDTALALFRHNPHHHPHDAHTEPDHAG; the protein is encoded by the coding sequence ATGCGGATCAATGACAACCCGATCCTGCAGGACATCACGCTGAGCCTGTCCGCCGGCGAAATCGTCACCGTGGTCGGGCCTAACGGGTCGGGCAAGTCGACGCTGCTGCGCGCGCTGATCGGGGCCATGAGGCCCACCAGCGGGCGCATCACCCGGGCGTCCGGCCTGCGTCTGGGGTATGTGCCGCAGCGCCTGCACATCGACCCGACGCTGCCGCTCAGCGTCCGGCGGTTCCTGAACCTGCCCCGCCGCCACTCGCGGCAGGCCATTGATCAGGCGCTGGAGCAGGCCGGTCTGCCCGGCCGCGCCGACAGTGCCCTGACGTCGCTGTCCGGCGGGCAGTTCCAGCGGGCGCTGATGGCCCGGGCACTCATCGACGCGCCCAATCTGCTGATGCTCGACGAGGCCTCGCAGGGGCTGGATCAGGCCGGCACCGCCGAGTTCTACCGCCAGCTCGAGCACATCCGCGACCGCCTGGGCTGCGGGATCCTGTTGGTCAGCCATGACCTGCATGTGGTGATGCGTGCCGCCGATCGGGTGATCTGTCTCAACCACCACATCTGCTGCCAGGGCCGGCCCGAGGCGGTGACCGCCGCGCCGGAATACCGCGCCCTGTTCGGCACCGATGACGACACGGCGCTGGCGCTGTTCCGGCATAACCCCCATCACCATCCCCACGATGCCCACACGGAGCCCGACCATGCTGGATGA